The genome window AACGAATTATTCGAATTGATTTTTcgaatattttattttttttaacctgAATTCGATTAGTATTTGATACTCGAATTCTAATAAATTCAATTTAATTTAAATTCACCCtaaacaaaaaaatattttactttcATTTTCTAAAAGTACTACAAACTAATTATATTCAACATAGAATATCATAATCTGTAAAATTAAATAACTATCAATATGTCAAAACACAAAAAATTAGAAGATAGGTGTGTTACTGGTAGTGATTTAAGTtaggtaaaaatttagaaataaGTTGTATGGACTGTCTGTCAGTAGGTTTGATAATGTTATGAATAATAAACTTATCTTATGGAGGTAGTTCATACTAGGGTTGTAAACGagtcgagtcgagccgagctcgacccagctcgagctcggctcgaacttaATTCGAgatggctcggctcgagctcgaatttcaaatcgagctgagatttgaggctcgagctcgactcgattaaaaCTCGAGCTGGCTcagctcggctcgatctagctcgaactaacaaagaaccgcaaaatttactacttaaaaagccctaaaaatgAATCTCTTTATAAACTTAAGGCTATAATTGCAATTTAATTTAACcaaatggctaaatatgcaagtataaatagttaggtcactttgtacattgtctttacaTTCTTTTATAGGGAAGATGCTCCCTTGATTTTTGTCTTctgagcgatgtgggacaaaaaaaatgaaggatgtaaaccttatcgagccggctcacgagctcacgagccgagccaggccaagctcgagctcggctcgtttacaaaccgagccgagccgagctgactcgtttacaaccgagccaatttcgagccgagcttttttcgaacttttttcgagcgagctgcgagtcGCGAGTTTTTTTAACACCCCTAGTTCATACTTTGAGTAAATTTAGAagttatatatgtgtatatatgtttgtgtgtgtatatacatatattaaaaaaagtATGTATAAATTGAATTTGAATTTCAAATCAAATTGAAAATCATAAATTCGCATTCGATTACTGGACTCGAATACGAATCAACTCCAATTCGAACCTTTTTAATCGAATGTGAATCGAGTCGAATTTCAAATTTCTCGAATCCGAATTGAAATTCTGAACACTCCTAAATGCTACCATGTTAATGGGCTTGAAGGAAGCATGAGGTGATGTCCACTACACACTACCCATTGTGATGTCCACTACACACTACCCATTCATATAATTTTCTTTTAGTTAATTTTTAGTTATATCATTACACATTTATGATGATTTGATGGTTAAAGCTTCACTATCTGTATGAGAGTGAGATGACAAAATTTTTTTGGAATAATTGTATTTGACTTAAGACTAAAGAGTATGGAGAGTCTCATCCCTAAGGGATAAGCCGTCACGTAGGCGTCACGTAGGCTCGGTTtgaaggggatggacctagggggtgggggatgagcccctttatttatatatatgtatgtatgtatacatgtgtgtgtgtgtgttaaaaGAGAGGAGAGAGGAACGGCTTCCCCGGCTATGGGGTGCCGGTTGTGCCGAGCCGACCCTATGGGGgacggtgtgggggaccggcaccggtcctagccgggcctcagccggcccccataccctttagtctaagTGCTTTTAGGCTAAcacaaatattttattttaaatatctATATTTAGCAACTTGGAATCGAATGAAAAAAAAGGTTGAAAATCATAATATATATTACTATCAAGaattaatgaaaataaaaaaatcataataatAGAATGAGAAAAAAGGGAAGCAAAGTTCGAAAACGATCTGCTATGAAGGATCGAGAAACATCTAATCTAGTACTGAAACATAAAGAACCTTCTTCATATTTCTATGTCTGATTGGTCTTAACGAGTCATCCAGAAAGTTCTCGAAGTTGCTCTAATCACGTATATAAATCCAAAAACTCCCACTAATCAGACCAAATCAACTGAATCACGAAACCCTCAGCAAAGCAAAGCAATCGAATTCTTCTTACCAAATATATTCAGATCATTTTAAATCAACATTAAACAATGTCGATCGTCCCAAGCTTATTCGGTAGCCGACGCAGCAGCATCTTCGACCCGTTTTCCCTAGACGTTTGGGACCCATTCAGAGACTTCCCCATTTCATCTTCATCTGATGTTTCAAGGGAAACTTCTACATTGGTAAACGCCCGTGTGGATTGGAAGGAAACGCCTGAAGCTCATGTGTTCAAGGCCGATCTTCCTGGGATGAAGAAAGAAGAAGTGAAGGTGGAGGTGGAAGACGGGAACATCTTACAGATCACTGGTGAGAGGAACGTTGAGAAAGAAGATAAGAATGATAAGTGGCATCGGGTTGAAAGAAGCAGCGGCAAATTCACAAGGAGGTTCAGGTTGCCAGAGAATGCTAACATGGATCAGGTGAAGGCGGCCATGGAAAACGGAGTGCTTACAATTACGGTGCCCAAAGAAGAAGCAAAGAAACCTGATGTCAAGTCTATTGAAATTTCCGGTTAAAAGAATATATGAATTTGCACGTTTTATAGCTTGTCCATGTGTATATTTCTTTTTAGTGTCTAAAGTGCCTGTGTGACATCCTTTTGTGTTCGGTCAACCCACAAGGTGTTTGACTAAATGCATAAGTGTGATTGTTCTTAGTTGCTTTGATAACGAATAAAATGCTTGTGAGCTTCTAGATTTTCTTGTTTGTGTTTTGGTACCTGACTGATCTAATTTGCCCCTATTTGAGGGATTGAACAACAAGTGCGGGTTAATTTCAGGTTAAACTTGTGAATATATATaattaggggactaggggtggaatcactagtgatggattccatcactcccactatccaatcaactaatgccatgtcatcaatccaatttccatcactagtgatagaaattgactaggggtggaatcactagtgatggaattccatcactccctcccaatttttttaattttcattttaaatttagaaaataaaaataaaacactaaattaaaaatttcattaattttaaaacatactagttcaatttaacatactaggaacatacaatttaaaaaaaaaaaaaaaaaaaacctactactcgaatttaacatactagaaacatacaatttaaaaaaaaaaaaaaaaaactactcctcgtccgaatccggaaactccaaacctagagaacctactagttcgattaaatcgtatctcaaccgaaagtgagtttcttcgttaCGCAATTGTAAATTGATATCTTGTGggacttgaacttgtgtaggaggatccggtacccaatccggggatattgcacgtccgtcgtgtttgatcaacatattgtgcaatatgatacacgcatacactatgctatgtattgctttcttggtcatcgaacgaaccggtcggtgtaatataccccatctaccctttaaaacaccaaacgtcctctcaacatcttttcttgccgattcttgcaattttttgaacgccTTTTCTTTTGCCTCGACgggaaatgagggagctttcacaaaaacagaccaagacgggtagataccatccacaagataaaagcctcgtacgtaatgtcgaccgttaacatagaaaggagaggaaggtgcggtaccatccgttacggtttggaacaacggcgacgtgtgcaacacattgatgtcgttgtttgaacctggaacaccgaagtacgaatgccaaatccataaatcattcgacgccaccgcttctagtatgatggttggtcttttgatgtctcccctcacatacgcccctcgcaactctcttggacaatttttccactcgatatgtgtacaatcgatgctgccgagcatcccgggaaaatgccatcGAGCCTCGTGTGCGGCATAAATACGagagatgtcgtggctcgtcggcTTTCGTAAAAACTCGCTAGAATACAACTTAATAACCGcattgcaaaaaaattgcaaacactcacgtgaagttctttcagacatagctaggtattcatcatattgatcgggtgggttacccgtcgctagttggcgaatggcggacgtgcatttttgaatcggcgtgaaacttggtttgcccctcgcatcgtaaccttcttgaaaccatcCCTCGCTTGcctcgatgtctccaacaatctttaaaaataattctttgggtaaacgaaaacgatctctaaacgtttcggaattgtatagcgggttttccacaaaataatcgttcatcaaaacttcgttggcacgtatacgatcacggccgaccatcttcttctttgggcgggacgactcggcatcaagctcgttatacaccgacacaaaatacTTTAGTGTGtcgttgtcggaagacgactcggaatcgctagacatcggaaacgtcgaatcggtagggaattccatttgagaaagatataaaaaATTGGGTGAAATGGGTTTAAAAGATATAGATAAAATTGGGTGAAATTGGGTGAAATTGGGTGAAATGGATGAAatgtggatatatatatatagataaaatggataaattttttttttttttaaaaagtaacCGTTGAACCAACCAACGGTAATATAACGTTCCATTTTTCGATTGTACAACGCGTTATACAATGCAcgcgttaaaaaaaaaaacgcgtTTTGTTGATGGTGGCGGCGGTGTACAAAACGCCCATCACGCGTTTTGGGGCTTCATCACGGGACCGCCCCGGGTTCCCTTAAACAGGTTGGTTTGACTAGttaacctttttattttttttattttttgatgaATTGGATATTTTATGTCAAAGTTTAATATACAATAGTAATTAGCGTGAGATTATATAGATTTTTGTTTAAATATGATTATTCTTTTACACAATTGTACTATTTGTTATTTGTACCTTTAGAATATAAATATGTAAAATAAATTTTGATTTAGCTTGTGAATATCcatgttatgtttgggtttataTCTCAGATTTTCAAATTCCATTTATCAATCTATAAACATGGTTCATTTAACACCTCTAATTAAAATTGTATAACATGTGAAACTACAATTTCTTGGTTGAAATTTTAACCACAATGGCTCCAAACTCCTCCAACTGCATCATGTGCCAAACTTCAGCCACCAGAAAAACTATATTCATTTGATTTGGGTGTATGTTTATCTAGCCTTAAGATGAAACCTTTATCCACTTGAAAAAAGTTAACCATGACGGAATGGTTTCTTAAAGCTTGGAAACATAGCGCGCTCTTTCTAATGTGTGAAATCGTCAATGAAATAAGATCGAATTACTTGTATAACAATTTAATGTTCTCAGGATTAAAAGATTAATAGTAGATTTAGTAATATTGTGGTTAGACCAGATTTATTAGAttattaagaagaaaaagaacaaagaaaCTAACAAACTAAAAGCATACACGGTGAAAACCATTGCTTTCAATGTCACACACCTACATAAGTTATCAAGTGAATGAGGGATGAAAATGACTTAAGAGACTAGAAATCCAAGAATGACAAAAAATGTATAAAGGGATTGTCATCGTCTTATCATGTAGTGATCCCAACCATATGTTAATATATAATATGTTAATATTCAAAGATGTAAAAAGATTGAAAATCCACAACACTTCTGTAGGGTGGAGCTCAAAGTGAAACAGTGAAAGTTATGACAAAAACATGAAGaacagattttttttaatttttttctatctTAATAATCACGTATTTTAGCCCAGACTCTAAAAAAATCATGATTTtacactagtagagtaattatgtagCCAATGATCTTTAGATCaaggggtattggattttaataatcccaagtttcactGATTGGCcagtaataatcccaacttcaaaaattgtctacaacagtcccaacttgtaagattttggccaccaatgatccttgtctaactgggttataacccagttagtttttttgaagttttgagcGGCGGAGAGGGTCACTAGAGGTTGGAGATGACAAGTGGTGGTCTCctttggtggtttcaggggtaaagaaggtcgtcggaataagttgcaggtcaccggAGTTGCATAGATGgtggaaattttaaacttttgagaagcggagaagattacaggaggtcggagatgattggtggtggtctcgtttggtggtttcaggggtaaaaCGGGTCACCGGAACAAGTTGCAGGTCACCAGCCCAAcaaggttataacccagttagacaaggatggccaaaatcttacaagttggggttgttgtaggcaatttttgaagttgggattattaccggccaattagtgaaacttgggattattaaaatccaataccccttAGATCAAGTGGTGGgaggcttgcatttctcttgcgAGATGTAGGttcaactcccacttggtgcagagtgaggcactggtgggcaatgataggagactcAGGGAAACCTCGGTTTGATCCTTGAGCCAAATGGGTTTTATCGGTAATTTCACTGCCATGCCTGCGGGTGGGTGGGTTATCGGGTTTACCCCGGAATTgatggtggactcgggttactctcgtagtactccgtttggtccagtgggtgccccgagagtgctcgggattgattatgttggccgttaaaaaaaagtagagtaattatgtaaaACTGTATAATTACTCGACAAAAATTATATAATTACCTTAGTTGTGTAAAATTACAaactttatttttacattttGTAATTAAACATCATACTAGATAGtggaaaaaaaattcaaaaaaacaaaaaacttcTTTCACTTCTCTCTTCTCATATTAATGTCATTTTATATGTTAAaacttatttgtatttgatcgtTCCACTATAACTTTAATATCTAATATTATTTAATTCGGTGCTATGCCTATAAATTAATTTTAGTAAAGGgttattgaattttaataatccaaagtttcaccagttggccgataataatcccaactttaaaaattccttTTGACAATCCCAACTTGCAAGATTTTAGCCCCCATCGATCCTTTTCTAattgggttataacccagttagttttttgtgACACCATGTAAAAACGTGTCCAAAGTatataaagacacgtgtcctgaACTTCAAACGCGTGGAAAATTTTGTGAAGGACTTAAAGTATCAACATGCCAAGCTTGGGCCTCTGAATGACACTACACGGATGATGTATTCTTAATCAAAAGATTTGACGAATATGATGAATCATGTGAATGTAATCTAAAGATTTTAAAGCTTCGGGAATtaaaacgtgtcaacatgttaattctaccTCTGAGTGACCGTTTAATGCTCACAAGGCTTTGTAAGATTATAAATACATTCTCATGCAAATCTGATAATGTATATATAATCATCCGGTTGAAATTATGTTGATGTACCAAATCTTTCAAAAATATGAAGCTCATGTGCAATACCGACAATTTTCTTCATATGTTGCCAACTCTTGAAAACTCCAAGGGGACACATTGCATGGCATGGTTATTAGAGCACTCAGAACTGATCATTTGGACTATTACACTGAATTATTGTTCAAGATTCGGTCATTGGAGTTGCATGGAAAAGTGTATGAAAGTTTAAGAATTTTTGTCCTCTGGCaaacggttacggaccgtatggccctgggcttacggtccgtaaagaggTAACTGGGCGATGCAAATTAAtttcggttacggaccgcatgcGTCtggacttacggtccgtaagcctgtcgctgggcAGAATTTTGGACAGATGTATGTTCTTACCATTTAACCGACTCTAGGTGACTTGTTTCAAAACCTTGGATCATTGGACGGTAAAAataaaccactaggacacctggggtgatcctagggcctTCCATAACAGCTGGGATTTATCCAAGAGTTTGTGAACAAGTATATAAAGGACTTTGAACTAGAGCTCTCATACTTCACTTACAACTTTTGCTAATCAACATCACCTGGAGCTTTCTAAGGACAAGGAGAAGACtctcaagtgtagaaaagattgcttGGACCTGTAGTAAGCCTCTAATTTCCTGATTAGTCTTTGTAGTTagcttaattacttaaaagtcaaacttgaCGTAATTAAAGTTTGACTTTCGTATTAATCTCATATGGTTTAActactgatcaaattgaaagtagttataagaccacattagtataggtgattaacccttaaaagggcatctcctaattatctcgtttgaccagttaattgtcgggtcaaagtaatttgacaaaaagtcaaactggacagaaattACAAATATGATTAAAACTAATAAACCAAAAGTTCTA of Helianthus annuus cultivar XRQ/B chromosome 1, HanXRQr2.0-SUNRISE, whole genome shotgun sequence contains these proteins:
- the LOC110868440 gene encoding 17.3 kDa class I heat shock protein codes for the protein MSIVPSLFGSRRSSIFDPFSLDVWDPFRDFPISSSSDVSRETSTLVNARVDWKETPEAHVFKADLPGMKKEEVKVEVEDGNILQITGERNVEKEDKNDKWHRVERSSGKFTRRFRLPENANMDQVKAAMENGVLTITVPKEEAKKPDVKSIEISG